TAGGCCGATTAGAACAGTTGGTAAGCTAAATAAATATTTCTCAATTAAATCATCGAATAATAATCCAAGGACGCCTGCAGGAATCATTCCGACAAGAATATGTGTTAACTTTAGACGCTTAGGTTTTGAACGGCGACCCTCTTGATGACTTGGTGCATATTTTCCAATATGAAACATTTCGTAATATTTGTGACGGAAAATCCAAGCTGCTGCAAAAACAGAGCCAAGTTGAATGACAATTTTAAATGTAAATGCTGATTCAGAACCTAAAAATTCAGTTGATTTTAACCACATATCATCAACTAAAATCATATGACCTGTTGATGAAACAGGCGCAAATTCTGTTAATCCTTCGACAATCCCTAAAATAAGTGCTTTAATTAATTCATAAAATAGCATAAAAAATTCCTCTTCATTCTATTTAATTTCTTTGCACATCATAGCATACCATAATGTAACGAGTCTGTTGAGTCTAAACTTTTCAGACTAAAGTATGAAATAAACGCCTGTTAAGACGATGTGTCCTAACAGGCGTATGGATTTAATATATATAATTGGGGTGGATAAAAGATATATTGTATATGGGATTCTATTGGCTCGTTTCCATTACAATGATTCATAATATCCATAAGCTTTACTACTTGGCTTTATTTTCTTCACTAAAGCTACCAATTACTTTTTCGAGCAAAACATTCAGCTCGTGGATTTCATCTAAGGTGAGTGAAGATGCTTTGGCAACAAAAGTTGCAGCATCACAAAGTTGCGACTCCATAGCGCTACTCTTATCAGTAAGATAAACAAAAACTTCTCGTTGATCTACTTCGGAACGCTCACGTTTGATTAAATCCATTTGCTCCATGCGTTTTAGCAATGGTGATACGGTACCAGTATCAAGCGCAAGATCTGTCACAATCTTTTTTACATTCACAGGTGATTCATCCCATAATATTCTAAGTACTAAATATTGTGGGTAGGTAATACCGTGATTTTTGAAAATTTGATTTGTGTAGTACCGATTCACTTGTCGTTGTGCGTTGTATAAATTAAAACATACTTGACCTTTCAAGTTTAGATGATTAGACATCCGCATTCTCCTCCAGACATATTATCCGCTTTCTCTCTTTGACGGATCATGTTTCGTCCGTAATAGTGAGCCGTTATGAAATAGTAGTGCTATGAATCATACTATTGTAAAATTATAGCATGCGGTCATTTTAGAAGAAGCTTGATACTTAATCAAGCCATAAGACTAAAACAACATACATATTATAACAGATTTATAAAAATTTTTAAGTGGGGAGATACTTGTGGACAATAAAAAAATAAAAATCACAATAGTGAGTGGCTTTTTGGGAAGTGGGAAAACTACATTCTTAAATCAGTATATGAATAAAATATTTGAAGAAAGCAATCAAGTGGCGTTGATTGTTAATGAATTTGGTCGTTTTGATGTGGATAGTCATATTATGAATCAAACAGCATTGTCTGTATCTATGTTGCAAGGGTGTATTTGTTGTGATTTGCAAGATGATTTAGTCATGCAGTTACATCAACTTTCTAAACAGGAAGTACAACATGTAGTGATCGAAGCAACGGGTATTGCAAATCCTATTGAATTGCTATCTGCATGCCAAGATCCTATCATTTCAAATGTATATGAAGCTCCTTTAGTTATTACAATTGTGGATAGTAAGCGCTTGTTACAGAATGAAAATACCGAAGCAACTGAAACGCTAATGGATGATCAGATTCGTGCAAGTCATCGACTGATATTAAATAAAATCGATCTACTAAATTCCGATGAAGCGCGTCAAGAAGTGATACAATATGTTTCACAACTAGCGCCGTACAGCCAGATTGATTTGGCGATCTATGGAGAAGTTAAAGAAAGTGTGAAGCATGGACAAGCGACAATAGATAAAGTAAATCTATCGACGTCACATCCTCATACCCACTATGAAGTATTAAGTTATGACTTTACGCATCCAATATCACATGAGCAACTTGTCCAATTTATTTTAAATATGCCAGATAGCATTTTAAGAATGAAGGGCTATGTTCAATTTCGAGAGTTTCCAAATGAAATATATTTATTACAGTATTCAGGAGGACTTCCTGCTCTTGAAAGTATGGGTGATATGAAATTACCTACTACTGTCGTATTGATAGGAGAGAAACTTGATAAGCCAGCACTGAAAAATAAGTTGGAACTATTACAATTTGGTTAAAGTCTGGACAATACATGCATTATACGATGATATTCGCTACAATTTAATTAAGAAATGATGATACTTGAGGTGAAGTGAATGAAGACAATTAAAATAAATCAACACGTTTCATACTCTCAATTAATACAAGGTTTTTATCGTGCAGATAAATGGAAAATGTCAGCACAAGAAATGAATCGTTTTCTGCATGAACTTGTTGAGAGAGGCATTACAACAATGGATCATGCAGATCTTTATGGGAGTTATACAGTCGAAAAAATGTTTGGTGAAGCATTAGCTTTATCACCAGAGCTACGCAACCGTATTCAGATAGTGACCAAGTGTGGTATTGTACAACCGAATGATATTCATCCGGATCAAAAGGGGCATCGCTATGATTTAAGTGAAACACATATCAAGCGCGCTGTGGAGCGTTCATTACAACAGCTACAAGTAGATTATGTGGACACTTTATTGATTCATCGACCATCGCCACTCATGAAACCGTGTGAAATCACTGATGCGCTCAAAACATTAGTGGATGAAGGAAAAGTACGTGCATTTGGTGTATCTAACTTTAGACGTTCACAATATGAATTATTAAATGAATGCTTAAAAGATGATCGTTTTCATATCGCAGTCAATCAAGTGGAAGTATCACCTTATATGCTTGAGTCATTCCATGATGGTACGTTAGATGATATGTATAAAGATAAGGTTAAAATCATGGCGTGGGGACCTTATGCGGGTGGTCGTTTATTTGATGAAAATGATCCAATAGCTCAGCGTGTCTTACCTGTATTAAAACGTGTTGCAGAAGCACATCATACATCAGTCGAAGCTGTAGTGGTTGCATGGCTTACAAGACATCCAGCTACGATTATGCCTATTTTAGGAACACAACGTTTAGAACGTGTTGATGCTGCAATCGCAGGATTAGATATATCACTACATGATCAAGAGTGGTTTGATATCTACACAGCAGCACAAGGATATGATATACCGTAAAAATGAAAGATTCATATGAAAGAAACGAGGCAGTAACTATGACAGAAAAAGAATACAAACAACGTAATCAGTTCAGAATGTATGTTGTTGCCTTACCATACTTATTATTTGGTTTGATTGTTGCACTACTCTTAACCTTTGCTTCACAACCAATCTGGCTTGTTACAGTATTGGGTGTATTCATGGTTTATAACGTGATTGCGACATTTACTGCATTTTTATTTAAGTATGGCAAGGAAACGCTTTATTTATTATTTTTAACATTGTGTATCACAGGTGTCTTTGGCTTTTTTGTAAATACCTTATTTAAAGGGCTTAGTTAATGATATAGCGAGATTGAGACAAAGTTTATTTTAAGCACATGTTTAGAGTACGCATTTATGATGTCTCAGTCTCGTATTTTTATGTAAAGATAGTTATGATGATTCTCGACACTATTAGAAAGCGCTTACAATTTTTAGTTAAATATCACAGATGACAGTGTTATAATGAAATTGAATGATAAGTAAGGGGGAAATACGATATGAAACGTAAAAAAGTATCTATTATTGGTTCGGGCCATACGGGGGCAACTTTAGCATTTATTATTGCAACACAGGGAATTGCAGATGTGCTTATTGTTGATCGTGAAAAAAATGAACAACCAATGAAGGGGAAAGCGTTAGATATTTTACAAAGTGGTCCAATCCTTAGTTTTGATACACATGTGTCATCGACAGTTGATTATGCTGATACCAAAGATTCAGATGTGGTTGTGATTACGGCAGGTGTACCACGTCGTCCAGGCATGAGTCGTGATGATCTTGTACAAACAAATGAAGAAATTATGGTTACTGTTACTGAGAAAATTGTACGTTACTCACCGAATTGTACGATTATCGTTTTAACAAATCCAGTTGATGCGATGACATATACAGTATATAAAGCATCTGGTTTACCAAGCTCGCGTGTTATTGGACAATCTGGTGTTCTGGATACAGCGCGTTTCAGCACATTTATCGCAGAAGCATTAGATGTTGCTGTTAAAGATGTCACAGGTCTTGTTTTAGGTGGACATGGTGATACAATGGTGCCACTAGTACGTCACAGTCAAGTAAATGGTGTGCCGTTGACAGATTTAATGCCTAAAGAAGAAATTGATGCAATTGTAGATCGAACACGTAATGGTGGTGCGGAAATTGTTAAGTTACTTGGAGATGGTTCAGCTTATTATGCACCATCAGCTGCTATTTATGAGATGATTGAAGCAATCTTATTTGATAAAAAACGCTTGATTCCTGTGATTGCTTATTGTGAGGGGCAATATGATTTAAATGATTTATATATTGGTGTACCAACGATTATAGGAGCGAACGGTGTAGAGCGCATTGTAGAATTATCTTTAAATGATGACGAACGTGCACAGCTAGCAAAATCTGCAGAATCCGTTGAAAAAGTGAAAGCATCATTACGTCAAAAATAAGTATTTATGGTGTATCAACACATAGAATGAATAAAGGCCAGCAGTCAATTGGGGAATCAACTGCTGGTCTTTTAGTAATGATTACATTTGTTGTAATATAGCGATTAAAGCCATGCCATTATTAAATATATGTGTCACGATGGGTACGGCAATGTTTCCATTACTTTTAACGTAAGTAATGGTGAACATCGTGCCAAGCAGGAGATAGGGAACAATTTCTAATGGTGATTGTGCCACCTGCATATGTAGTAATGCAAAAGAGACGACAGAGATGATGCTCATAAAACCAATACCAAACTTTTTACCAAGTTCTCCAATTAAGATGTGACGAAATAGCAGTTCTTCTGTGATAGGTGTGAGTATCACAATACCTAAAAATACAAATGGTAGCCATTGAGGTTGTTCAAAAAAGATCATCAAGCTATCTTGGTTTCCAGTATCTTGGAATTGCCATTTTTTAGGCAACTGCGTCATGATCACCATAAACAAACCGTTTGATAAGAGATAGGCAACATATGTAAAAAGTATCAGCTTGATATGTTGACGTAAATCTTTTAAGTTCTCAACAAAGTGTAATTGAAATTTATGGCGATGTGAGATGATGATAAATAAAATAACCAATAGCGATGTCAATATTATACCAATCATGAGCATGATAGGCTCAGGTATATTGATGTTTAACTGTGTGAAAACTGCTAAAACAATGAAAGGTAAAGTAGCTTGTCCTAAAAAATAAATAAGAATGGCCCATAAGTCACGCCACGCTACTTTGGTTGATGATTGAAACATGTGATTACCTCCAAGGGGTTCAATAAAAGAGGTTGAGACAAAAGCATTTAGGGTTTGAGCAGAATCGAACGATGAGCAAAAATGCTTTTCAAATTTTTGCCGGAATCGTGGGGGTTCTGCCGAAAATCTTGCTTTTGGAACACCGTTAATCGGATTCTAGCACATGAATTTCTTATGCCCCAACCCCTTCTTTTACTGTAAATATTATATTATAGCGAAATACAACGAACAAACATCTTTATATCGTTTTCTTGTTAGTATATAATATTTCAATCTACAATTTTGACAACGAGAGAGGTTTATATGAAGAAACAATTTATTATTTTATATTTGAATATTTTCTTAGTGTTTCTTGGAATTGGTCTCGTTATCCCTGTTTTGCCAGTTTATTTGAAGGACTTAGGTTTAACAGGAGCGGACCTTGGTGTAATGGTTGCCGCATTTGCGCTAGCACAGATGATTATTTCGCCATTTGGTGGTGCAATGGCGGATAAGTTAGGAAAGAAATTAATTATATGTATCGGATTGATTTTATTTAGTGTTTCAGAATTTTTATTTGCAGTAAGTCATACATTTTCTTTGTTACTAGTGTCTCGTGTATTAGGAGGTTTTAGTGCTGGCACGATTATGCCAGGTGTAACAGGACTTATCGCAGACTTATCACCTATGCAAGATAAAGCAAGAAACTTTGGGTACATGTCAGCAATCATTTCTGCTGGTTTCATTCTTGGTCCAGGAGCGGGTGGTTTTCTAGCAGAGATTTCTCATCGTATGCCGTTTTACTTTGCTGGTGCACTCGGTGTACTTGCATTTCTCGGTACGGTAGTATTTGTTCAATCACCTAAACAAGAAACAACTCAAGGCTTTCAATCCTTTGAAAAAGTTGAACTTGAGAAAATACAGGTTAAAAAATTCATTACACCTGCTATTTTAACGTTAATTTTAGCTTTTGGATTATCAGCGTCTGAAACGTTATTCCCGCTCTATACAGCAGATAAAATTAACTTCCAACCTGCAGATATTTCTATTGCAATCACAGGTGGCGGTATTTTTGGAGCGATTTTCCAAGTGTTTTTATTCGATAAAATGGTACGTTATCTTAATGAATTAATGCTTATTGTTTATTCGCTCATTTATTCAGCAGTTGTTTTAGGTTTACTTATTTTTGCCCATTCATATTGGCATGTCATGCTGATCTGCTTTGTTGTATTCATTGGTTTTGACCTCATTCGTCCAGCATTGACAAATTACTTTTCAAATATTGCTGGAAATCGTCAAGGCTTTGCAGGTGGCTTGAACTCAACGTTTACAAGTATGGGGAATTTTATTGGTCCGCTTATTGCGGGGGGGCTCTACGATGTTAATATTGAGTATCCATTATTCATGTCCATTTTATTCATGTTAATTGGATGTGTCGTCATTATGATCGAAAAAGCAATCAGTCGTCGATACCATACACAGTCATAAGCCATATATTATCATTACCAGGGATGGAGTTGAGACATAGTACTTAGCTCCTTCCTACGATTAGTCAAGCACTTTATTTAAGTGAGTTCTAAAAAAGACATCACTAAATAAACCTATGCCAGAAAAATTTTTAATATGTTATGATATAGAAGGATAGGTTATCAGTGTGGTGACATTCGATAATCGTATTCTTTATTGTTAATAACTAAGTGGTGAATAGTTTTTAACAACTTGTTCACACAAGCAATGACTGCAGTCTTATGGCCCTTTCCATAAGGCTGTTCTTTTAATTTATAATAGTAATCAACAATGTGGTTGGCATATAGTCTTTGTACTTTCAACATGTTTTGTACAATGATATAAAATAATGACCTTGCACGTTTATTTCCTCGCTTATTTATTTTGTCTTTGTAATGTGTTTTTCCTGATTGATATCTTTTTATATCAATACCAATATAAGCATTCAGCTGTTTTTTAGAATGTAGAAATAAATATTATGGTAATGGGTGACTGAAGTGAGAATGCTCCTTCTTGAATACTGACAATTGCATTCTCAGATTAGAAATTTATTACGTCTTATTCTCAGTCCCTTTTTTAGTGCGAACAATACGATTCTAAAAAAAGCTCGTGATATAATAGTTAAGAATATAAAATGAGGAAATTATTATAGTATAGATAGTTTTTTATCTGACTTAGTTTATGGTATTACAATATGTATAATTGAGTGTATGAATTGAAACAGAGTCAATTGAAAATATATAGCCTATAGTGCTGTAATAACTGATAAACCCATTGCTAAGGGGATAAAGCAACGTTGATTTTTTAATCAGAGGTGAAAGAAAGATGAAGACCAAAAAAACTAATGCAATGCGTATATTAGATCGTGCGAAAATAAATTATGAAATGCGTACATTTGAAGTAGACGCTGAACATATAGAGGGTTCAGAAGTAGCAGAACGCATTGGTGTGAAAGAAGAACAAGTTTTTAAAACATTGGTGTTAACAAATAGCAACCGTGAATATTTTGTATTTGTTATTCCAGTCTCTGGGCATCTCGATATGAAAGCTGCTGCAGCGAGTGTAAATGAGAAAAAATTAAACTTAATGCCCCTTGATGGTTTGAAAAAGGTAACAGGTTATATCCGTGGTGGCTGTTCACCAATTGGTATGAAAACTAAATTCCCAACTGTAATTGATGAATCTGTGAAAAATATTGAACAAGTGTTTGTTAGTGCAGGTCAACGTGGTGTTCAAATGGGTGTTGCCCCAGATGATTTAATTCAAGCAGCAGAAGCACAAGTAACTTCAGTTGCTGTAGAAGAATAAAATTTGAAAAAGAGACATATGAAGTGTGAAAAAACAATCACTTTGTATGTCTCTTTTATTTTATTCATTGAATAAGGTGATGGATGAAAATGATTGCATGTGTCTTTTTTGTGACCTTTTATGACTGAAAATGAATGAAAATGAACGTTTTTGATTGCTAACTGAAAACGAATACATTATACTAAAAGGGAATTGAGGTGGTTAGATGCTAACGGATAAGCGACATGCACTCATTATTGATGTTTTAGGGCAACACAGCTTTTTGAGTTTACAGCAGTTGATGGATTATACAGGTTCAAGCGCATCAACAATTCGTCGAGATTTAACAAAGTTACAGGCAGAAGGGTTATTAACTCGTGTCCACGGTGGAGCCAAATTGGTAGATATAGCGATAGAACCAGAACTATCAACAAAACGTACTCAGCATATTGAAGAAAAGATTGAGATAGCAAAACAAGCAGCTAACCTAATCAATCAAAATGATTGTGTGTATTTAGATGCAGGATCTACCACATTAGAGATGGTCCCCTATATTAAAGCAACAGACATTACAGTTGTAACGAATGGTTTAACGCATGTTGAAGCATTATTGAAACAAGGGATTCGTACTTATATTGTGGGTGGTGAGATGAAATCGACAACGATGGCTGTTGTTGGCACACGTGCAGTTAACTTTTTAAGAAATTACTGTTTCAATAAAGCTTTTCTAGGCATCAACGGGATTGATATTTCAACCGGTTTAACGACGCCAGATGAGCGTGAAGCTTTGATGAAAGAAGTAGCTATACAGCAAAGTCAACAAACCTATGTTCTCGCAGATGCATCAAAGTTTCATCAGACACATTTTGCAACGATTAAAGCAACAGAACCACCTATTGTGATAACTTCAGAAAATGGACGTAAGCTAGGTAAGGATATATTAGAGAAATCAAATTTAGAACTACTAGGAGGGTAATTATGATTTATACAGTGACGCTAAATCCATCTATCGATTACATCATGTTTGTAGACGGATTTGAAGCAGGAGCACTCAATCGAACAACAGCAACAGCGAAATTTGCTGATGGTAAAGGTATTAATGTATCACGTGTATTACAAACACTTGATGTACCATCGACTGCACTTGGTTTTGTGGGAGGCTTTCCAGGACAGTTTGTAGAAGATACACTCACTTCTGCAGGTATTCAAACAGCTTTTACACAAGTTGAAGAAGATACACGAATCAATGTGAAGTTGAAGAGTGGTGCAGAAACAGAAATTAATGCGACAGGCCCAACGATTACAGAAGACAATATCAAGGCTTTATTAGAACAGCTTCGTCAAACGACATCAGAAGATATTGTTGTTATTGCAGGAAGTGTACCAAGCAGTGTATCTAAAA
This region of Staphylococcus sp. IVB6240 genomic DNA includes:
- a CDS encoding MarR family transcriptional regulator, which produces MSNHLNLKGQVCFNLYNAQRQVNRYYTNQIFKNHGITYPQYLVLRILWDESPVNVKKIVTDLALDTGTVSPLLKRMEQMDLIKRERSEVDQREVFVYLTDKSSAMESQLCDAATFVAKASSLTLDEIHELNVLLEKVIGSFSEENKAK
- a CDS encoding CobW family GTP-binding protein; the protein is MSGFLGSGKTTFLNQYMNKIFEESNQVALIVNEFGRFDVDSHIMNQTALSVSMLQGCICCDLQDDLVMQLHQLSKQEVQHVVIEATGIANPIELLSACQDPIISNVYEAPLVITIVDSKRLLQNENTEATETLMDDQIRASHRLILNKIDLLNSDEARQEVIQYVSQLAPYSQIDLAIYGEVKESVKHGQATIDKVNLSTSHPHTHYEVLSYDFTHPISHEQLVQFILNMPDSILRMKGYVQFREFPNEIYLLQYSGGLPALESMGDMKLPTTVVLIGEKLDKPALKNKLELLQFG
- a CDS encoding aldo/keto reductase, with the protein product MKTIKINQHVSYSQLIQGFYRADKWKMSAQEMNRFLHELVERGITTMDHADLYGSYTVEKMFGEALALSPELRNRIQIVTKCGIVQPNDIHPDQKGHRYDLSETHIKRAVERSLQQLQVDYVDTLLIHRPSPLMKPCEITDALKTLVDEGKVRAFGVSNFRRSQYELLNECLKDDRFHIAVNQVEVSPYMLESFHDGTLDDMYKDKVKIMAWGPYAGGRLFDENDPIAQRVLPVLKRVAEAHHTSVEAVVVAWLTRHPATIMPILGTQRLERVDAAIAGLDISLHDQEWFDIYTAAQGYDIP
- the mdh gene encoding malate dehydrogenase; the encoded protein is MKRKKVSIIGSGHTGATLAFIIATQGIADVLIVDREKNEQPMKGKALDILQSGPILSFDTHVSSTVDYADTKDSDVVVITAGVPRRPGMSRDDLVQTNEEIMVTVTEKIVRYSPNCTIIVLTNPVDAMTYTVYKASGLPSSRVIGQSGVLDTARFSTFIAEALDVAVKDVTGLVLGGHGDTMVPLVRHSQVNGVPLTDLMPKEEIDAIVDRTRNGGAEIVKLLGDGSAYYAPSAAIYEMIEAILFDKKRLIPVIAYCEGQYDLNDLYIGVPTIIGANGVERIVELSLNDDERAQLAKSAESVEKVKASLRQK
- a CDS encoding type II CAAX endopeptidase family protein, producing the protein MFQSSTKVAWRDLWAILIYFLGQATLPFIVLAVFTQLNINIPEPIMLMIGIILTSLLVILFIIISHRHKFQLHFVENLKDLRQHIKLILFTYVAYLLSNGLFMVIMTQLPKKWQFQDTGNQDSLMIFFEQPQWLPFVFLGIVILTPITEELLFRHILIGELGKKFGIGFMSIISVVSFALLHMQVAQSPLEIVPYLLLGTMFTITYVKSNGNIAVPIVTHIFNNGMALIAILQQM
- the norA gene encoding multidrug efflux MFS transporter NorA, yielding MKKQFIILYLNIFLVFLGIGLVIPVLPVYLKDLGLTGADLGVMVAAFALAQMIISPFGGAMADKLGKKLIICIGLILFSVSEFLFAVSHTFSLLLVSRVLGGFSAGTIMPGVTGLIADLSPMQDKARNFGYMSAIISAGFILGPGAGGFLAEISHRMPFYFAGALGVLAFLGTVVFVQSPKQETTQGFQSFEKVELEKIQVKKFITPAILTLILAFGLSASETLFPLYTADKINFQPADISIAITGGGIFGAIFQVFLFDKMVRYLNELMLIVYSLIYSAVVLGLLIFAHSYWHVMLICFVVFIGFDLIRPALTNYFSNIAGNRQGFAGGLNSTFTSMGNFIGPLIAGGLYDVNIEYPLFMSILFMLIGCVVIMIEKAISRRYHTQS
- the ybaK gene encoding Cys-tRNA(Pro) deacylase; its protein translation is MKTKKTNAMRILDRAKINYEMRTFEVDAEHIEGSEVAERIGVKEEQVFKTLVLTNSNREYFVFVIPVSGHLDMKAAAASVNEKKLNLMPLDGLKKVTGYIRGGCSPIGMKTKFPTVIDESVKNIEQVFVSAGQRGVQMGVAPDDLIQAAEAQVTSVAVEE
- a CDS encoding DeoR/GlpR family DNA-binding transcription regulator is translated as MLTDKRHALIIDVLGQHSFLSLQQLMDYTGSSASTIRRDLTKLQAEGLLTRVHGGAKLVDIAIEPELSTKRTQHIEEKIEIAKQAANLINQNDCVYLDAGSTTLEMVPYIKATDITVVTNGLTHVEALLKQGIRTYIVGGEMKSTTMAVVGTRAVNFLRNYCFNKAFLGINGIDISTGLTTPDEREALMKEVAIQQSQQTYVLADASKFHQTHFATIKATEPPIVITSENGRKLGKDILEKSNLELLGG